A region of the Anguilla anguilla isolate fAngAng1 chromosome 16, fAngAng1.pri, whole genome shotgun sequence genome:
ATTAAGAGGATGGAacgggaggggaggaggagcacACTATCCAATCTTACCACTTCTCCTCGTTATTTCTGCAGGGCACTGTGGGGTGCTTCTGATTGCATGCCCAAGAGGAACAGGAAACCTACGTTTGGAAGTGAGGGTGCAGTGGGCATCACTGTGACTGGCTAAACTCCTCCCCAGGTACCCCTGCCTCACCTGAGTGACAGGCCCAGAATCTTCTCCACCTCAATCTTTCTCTTCAAAACCTCAGTCACCTGACCTCGCTCTGGGCCCTGCTTCACTTTCTCCCGTCCAATCAGGTAAACACACTTCGGCGTCAGGATGAGGTCCCGTTTAATGCCCTGGATACACAAGGGGAGAgaaactgtgagtgtgtgtgaggagtaACTAATGTTCTTCCTCTGATCACAGTGGATTCCAGCCAAGCAGGATCTGCCATCAGAAACCACTGCAGAGATGCCTACACTGCTGTCATTGGGGGGAAAATGTCAAGACAATGTGATGGTAAGGATTAACCTTTGGCTTCAGAtttcctgcaaaaaaaagaagagagtgCCCAAGAGTGCCCAAGTCCGCACCTTGAATCGGCGGTCGTATTTGGTGACTTTGTCGGCGAAGTCGATCTTTTCCCTCTTGGCCAGGAACTTTCGGAGCTCGGGCCGGTCGTCCATGCCCAGGTAATCCCCCACAAAGTTCCTGTTCAGGCTGTGCCTCCGCCTCTCCTTCCGGTTCAGCACCAGATCAGAGGCTGGAGGGACAAACGGACACGCAGCGAGAGAGGAggaaacgcgcacacacacacacacacacacaaacgcaaatacacacacaggaagaggtagacattcagaaacagaaacagaaagggTAAGAGATGATGGTCATACACTGCATTtcggcattcataatttttttcttgtctgtatttgttcatggcagtttcctgtgcatgtgtgcgtgcttgtgtgtgtgtgtgtgtgtgtatatgtgtgtgtgcttgtctgtctgtgtatgtgtgtgtgtgtgtgtgtgtgtttgtttgtgtgcatgcctgtgtgtgcgtgtgcatatgtgtgtgtgtgtgtactaaaACAGTAGGTTTAACATACCTTCCTCCCTCATCTGCACATACTTCTTGCGGGCTGCATACTTGCGCCATGCCCTCTGGATGCTCCTGGCGTAGCCGTCAAACTTACGCTCCCTCATCTCCTCCAGGAGGAAGAGCTGGGGACAGGGAGACAGGTGGCCACTCATTTACTCGTGCTTACTTACATCTCTGAAAGGCTTTAAGATGAATAGTGGTCAAATTCTCTTGTTTTAGAGGTGCTTTGAATCCGTTTTTCCTTGTGAATTAGATTCTCTTACCCTCGAGTACAGGGCGGTATCAAGACCCTATGTCACTGCATACAGGTAAAGACCAATGACCACAAGTGCAGTGTACAACTACATGCATGTACCTTGACTTATGCTCCATTAAGTTTCAACTAATAAACTGATTCAGCCCTGCCACTGCTGGGACAGGCAGAACACTTTATCTGTAAGACCACCCAACTGCGGGTAGTCCTGTCAGTGATACCCATAGGTGTGTGACATCTGACACGTATCTGGATGAAGAAGGGGGAGTGGCTTGGCAGTTGGGTCCTGAATGCACACATCCGCAATTGCTTGCTGAGGTGCGAGTGTGTGGAAAAGTCAACAAGTGAGCTCACGAGCATCCTGCAAGCTGAGCTGGCTGAAAACTGTGAGAGAACTGCAATCACCGTGGAAAAAGGTTCGACATCATCCAACCCCACACCGCCATCTCCAACCACACagtacagcactttttaaattcCCTTAGTCTTTTTAGACCTACGCTGTGTGAATGCATTACTTTTGGAGGCAGAAAGAGCAGATTTTAGCAGAAACACTGAATACCActgattatcattattattaaatatcaataatattaacataatttaaTGGCACCGGGGAGGGGGTAGTGCTTACAGACTCGGGGGCTTTGATGAACACTTTTGTGCGTCCCAGCTGGAACTGGTCCTGGTCCATGTTGACGGCCCGCAGGAGGTGAAGGACGCCCTGTTTCTCGTCCCCGCGCCACGCCGGCCACGTCTCCTTGGTCAAGATGGCGtacctgagggggaggggcagactTCACCAGGATGTCATGGGCTGCGTGAGTACCCCTCCGTAAACTGGGCTGTCGGAGGAATGAGAACCCGCAAGCGgacactgagtgtgtgtgtgtatgtgagtgtttgtgtttgttctgcaCTGACTTCTGCAagcgcccctctctctcagatcgTCTCTGCGCGTGGGCCCCTGCGCCAGATGTGACCCCCTGCACGTGAGCTGTGCATGTTTACATGACTGAGAGGTTACGGGACAGAGAGGGGTGTGGCCTGGGATTCGCAGCGCTGCAGCAGAGCTGGGCTGGACAGGGTGGTGTTGGCGGAGAGCGTCGGTGGCGTGatgccgccccccccaccccccccctctgcatTCCAGCAGCGGTCTCGCTCGGCGGGTCAAACGCGTGGCCCGTTCGCTAGGGCACGCCAACGCAAACACTAACGGAGTGAGCGCTTCCTGACCGCCGGCGAGCGCTGACCCCGTCTTTTCCCTGAGCACAGGGGGGAATGATGGCAGATGAGACAGACGAGCGCAGACTTAACCCCGCGAACCCACTGGTCACTCTCTCTTACTTTTACTGTTACTTACTATTTATATTccctctgcacctccctcagcctccgcctctctccccctctctccccgcgGCTTGCTATTACTGTGGCCATGCACTTTATCATACCATCTTAGACGCAGGAGGTGGGTCATTCCAAGGCCACTGACATTGGTATGGTATGTGTAACTATGGAAACGGCCATGTGCAGGATACAGCTGGGATTTGAGTTCATTTTGTGAGCGAGCCCCCCGCTTAGAGAAACTTCCAGAGCTGGGGTTCTTCTCCAGGCAAATTCTTCTACCTATATTCTGCCTTCTAGCCAAACTTCACCTGTGTGTACATAAGTAATGGCTTATCTACAACATAACTTCTTAAAAAGTCTTTTTAAGTATTGAGTTCAGTGCATGTTACTTGGGACAGCATCATagattccattaaaaaaatggcGACAttgtaatattcataatattatacattatataaaaTTTCTAATTTGTTGCAATTGTTATTTCTCATTTCTGAATGTTTCAACCACATTATGTTTTTCCTGTGGGAGATGAaaatggagagaaggagggataGTGCTTGGCTGGGGCTGGTGCAGTACCTGTTGAGGAACTTCTTGAACATTCTCCTGTAGGCATAGCCAGCACGCCGCACACGGATGTTCTCCTTCAGCCCCAGGTACTCCACCTGATGCTtcactctgcagagagagagaaagagcaggggtGAGCAGCATAAAtatgaccccccacccccaacacacacacacacacacacacacacacacacacaacgacaACAGTGCCCTTCACACAGGCCTGCtactgcatgtgagtgtgcgacAACTAAACATCAGACACCTCAAACATGTACTAAGCATCTTATACCAGAAACAAAACACTTAACTCCTCCTACAATGAAAAACATACAACTCAGATTCCTCAGGCTCATGTGAAATTAGTTACAGGAAGGGGGGCAATTCTCAATTCAGTTACCCCAAGAATGGTTCTAAGGGAAAATAAAGTCCCGTCCAACTAAACAGCTCCCCAGGGTTTATTTTTTGAGCATATACATCTTCTGCTGAAGCATATTGCTAACAGTAATgacatacatatttacagttaTTGTTGTGTGGGGAACAGTCTTTCAGAGAACAGCCCCAGGTGGTCTGTCAGCCTGAAGAATCTAGCTTTTTCGGCGTGTCTCCCCCACATCCTGCGACCCTCGAGACTGAATGTGCATGTGCTCGCTAAGAAAACATCAATCCCAGCTCTAATTAAACAGCCAAACCTGAGCTCCTGAGCACTGCCACACACAACAGGAAGTCCATTAGCCCCTGAACAATGCAGCACAGTCAATCAGTACATCGTGTTCCCAGTGGCTTTCTCAAAGGAAGgcattgtgtgcgtgtttgtgtatgtgtgcctgcatgtgtttgtgtgtgtgtgtgtgtgcgcgtgtgcacttGCACATGCGTgggtgtatttgtatgtgtgtgcgcgtgtgcgtgtgtgtgtatgtgtgagagagagacagggagtaTCTGTATCTCTGTACTAGGTTATATGTTGCAAGCCTGCTTCAGCACTTTCTTGAGAACCTTCATGTATGGTGGGGGGAGGACCAGTTCTAAAACTTAACCCTAATACATCAGACACCGGAAGGGGCGTTTgatgagtgatgtcacaatggaaaCCATGGCGATGTCAGTTGATGGACTTCACTCACCGGCCCTCCTCCCAGTCCTTGGGCTTCTTGGTCTCATTTGGTTTGATGCAGCGGATGTAGTGTGGGGTGCACTTCATCAAGGTCCCTACAAGGTCATTGGCTTGTTTCTGAAGGCAAGAGCAGAAGGAGAGGAATGGTCCTTAGGCATTCTAACTGAAATGCAATGAGAACCGGGACACCTGAGAAACTCAGTCAGAAAAGGATCCTATTTTCTCTAAATTGTAGAGAATTGtttgcttaaaataaaatttaaaagttaGAAAAGAAATATGGCTGTCAGCCCACTCTCCAGTCTGGAAGACTGATCAGTCCAGATGAGACCAGGACCTGGATTAGAATACCACTCAGTGGAGGCcgcaaaataaaacagaataccAGACCACCAGCTCTTTTCCTAGAGGCACACGTGTATACATTATATATCAGCACAGCTGCCACAGAGTGATCTTCAGCTTAATGGACCTTGATTTTGCTGCCTGCTGTCGTCGGCCTTCCTTTCTTGTCTGCATTGAGGTTCTCTGGGAACAAAGCCCGGATGAAAGGTCTATAAAACagaaccaaaaagaaaatgtaaggTTTACTCCAGAGTTGCAGTTTGAATATAAAAGATATTAAGTATTATAAAACTTCTCAGATTCCACAGTCTCTTAAAAGTGTGATCATACCAGGTACTTTCAATATGACCATGTGTGATTATGACCACAGTTTCCCACATTGGAGTTTCCCTTGCAGTCAGAACAGAACAATGGCATGAGGCATGGACTGGCCAGCTGTGGGTGGTGTAGCTGGCGTAGAATTCGCAGCCAACAATAAGACAATGAAAAAATCTCTCTCAGTGCTAATGCTGGAACCAAATTTGACGAGAGTGGAGATGTGGGAGCAGAACATTTCCAGTCCTACCATAATCTGGCAGTCTCTtcatctgcctgtgtgtgtgtatgcacccACCTATgtcttctctgtctgtgtgtgccttcCGCATGCTTGTGAGGTTGTGAGTGTACGTATGtacgcatgtatgtatgtacgtatgtacgTGTTGGTGTTTAgatgtgtgtgcttttccaAATGAATGAGACTCACTGGACACTTTTGGCAGGCACTGCAAATATATAGGGGCGCACCACTATATAGTGGATGTGCCTAAGTAGTGTGTATCACTGAAGGGAGTCAGGGCTTTATGGACCAAGACAGTCAGAGTCCCCTACTGCCCCCAGGGGCACAGACCCTTGGGCTGTCAGACCACGGGACAGGGGAAGGGATCTGTTGTGTGGCATTTGCAGTTTGGGCCCATTGGAAGCAGGCACTCACTAATCTAACGGCATCTTGTTGCATAGTCATGCGCAGACAGAATGTACTGCCACTTACATTTCACTGCTCTGCATCAGCTCGATAAGGTCAGTGAACAGGACGTCCCGGTTCCTCTCACAGAACCCTTCTGAGTCGTACGATACCTGGGGACAGGTGCACAGGGTTGAGTGACAGGGGAAACACCATGGCACGCTAGACCTATGGTCATAGCTTTACTCTTAATCCACACCAAACCCAACACAAACCCAATCTCTAACCCAAAAACCCACAATTATTTACACGCTCGCTCGATATTACCAAGTGAATGGCGCCCCACTACTGTGATGTTTAAATAAGAGAGAGGAGCACCTTTCCAGCGTAGTGGTGAATGATGAATCCCTGGTTCCAGCTGTTGAAGTGCTCGTGGGAGTTGATCTGGACTCTTAGTTTCTGCAGCATGGTCTGGTCGGCTCCCTCCCCCACTGCATGCATGGTGGCACACACATCATCCAGGATGCACATGATACCAGGGGGattctgggggtgggggaggtgggcaagggggggaggggtaaagAACATAAAGAGCTCCTGAGACCAACTACCTCATAGTGCTGCACCAGAACGGGTGATGGAAATGATGACGATCATGTCCAGTATTTTTGTGTTGGTGAGTTTCTTCGAGAATAGAGATGGGCAACGATGGCAGTATCTGTTTCTATATTTCATGCCAATTTTTGGGCTAAATTACTAGCCTAATTATTAGCCCTATAATTTATGCCATCATTTTAGATACATTTCATGATAAAGGCATGAAAGACAGGCAATGACTGTTCTTGTGCCTCTAAATGAAGCGTTTTACTGTGGTCTAATTGTACGAGTGAAcccagtgttggtgtatacaaCCAATTAGCTTATTTAGCCACGGTACCGTAAccggtggaaacaaaaacctgcatacacatcggctctccaggactggaattgcccATCTCTGTTCTAGAATCTAAACTTTTTAGGCATGGATCGATACCTGGCTATCCAGAAAACATACAGTTGGTTTTGCTTAATGAACTGCAAAgtgagtaaataaaatatagcatgAACATatactatatttaaaataatgggTTATTCTATATACAGGCCAAGTGTCACTAGAGATGTGGAAGTCTTTGCATGAGATGAACTAAGCTGCTGGATAAAGTAAGTGAGGAAGTGAGCAGATGTTTAGAGGAGGGCACATGTGTTGGAAAGTATGTAAAGTATCCCATACCTTGGTCTCAATGAGGTCACACACAATCTTGTTGTTGAAATACTCAATAGGGGTCCATCGGATGCCTTCCTGCACATACTCTTCCTGGGAGGAGAAGACACAGGAAGTCACACACAAGTAGAAGACCTGCCACAGTGGCATTCTGGGTAACAGGAGGAACTTGCGCATATGTTACCTGTTCAGCTTTCAGGGTAAGCTCTATGAAAATTTGCTGAAGTTTCTCATTCACAAAGTTGATGCAGAACTGTTCAAAGCCATTTTTCTGCAAAGAAAACTGCCATCAGTAATAGCtgacacaaaacatttaacatcaAAACAGTTCACATCAATTATTTGTGATACACACAAAAtactgatttattattatttattattttattattatctttatttttctgtgctctttaaccctcctgttatgttgcgggtcaaattgacactttttaaagtttgaaaatctaggaaaaatacttaaaattattttttcagtatgaaacttcttctactggccttaattagtgtaatcaacattttaaatgaaaatggttcatttcatgtatttgcaaaccccccctgtatggggattgacccgggaacatttttgctgtacctaaaaaatgaacagaacaggagggttaagttCCATTATTAGTCTATTCAGTATTTTACTCTGTGAGTTTGGGATGCATatcaaaatagttttatttatttattaatttatattattattattattctattattattattattattatattattattataatattgtatttcatattGTAGTGTTTGAATATATAGAAATGAAACTTCAAAAATTGCTAAAATAATATGATCACATACTCTGATATGCATTAATAATCCAATAtttaattgctgtttttgttgttctttttgttgttctttcaATCAAGTAAGAAAATGAATACTGTAGTGAATAATAAATGCACTTACTTGGAAAATTTCGAAACCATAAATATCCAACACCCCTATATTCCAATCCTGATGGTCCTTCACCATGGCTTTATTGAtagactgaaaaaaagaaagtattaaactgtaatgtactttttaaaatctgctgGTATTCATTCcaatttcatgccaacttctgcttaattatttatttagccctGTTATTTACACGATCCTTTAGCTTCTTGTATCGTTAAGCTCATTGTTGACAGCTGGAGGCTGTTCTTGTAtccctatatgaaatgttttagtgCGGTCTCATCCATAAGTGGACTGAGGGagagtaattggtggaaacCAAAGCCTGCCTATACATTAGCCCCCAGGAATGGGGGTTCCACCCTGTTCTAAATGGTGACGTATACAGCGCCTATCAGAAATTCTTCAACTAGCCTGTAATTTAATGAGATTAACTCCTGTAATCACAGTCTAGTATATCTATTTATTTAGTCTATAGGTTTCCTCCACGGgtgcatgttttgtgtattaATCCTGCCAAAGTGACTTGAGAAGGAAGCCAATCCCCACGCAAGCTGGACACTATCAGCCCAGCGAGACATTTGTGAGGGCTGCCATCTCCACTCTCAGTGTCCTTGCTTCATTAAAGAACATGAACTTCTTTATTGCCTTCAGCTTCTGCAACCGCAGTACCAATAGGACCCCGCAATGTTAATGAGTGCTTCTGTACGTGGGCACTGTTTATATGGTtgaagggctgtgtgtgtaattttaaaCAGGACTGCCACTGAGAAGGGCTCCTCCATCTTGGTTAGGGCAGAGGAGGAAATGTGCCATAGGCCCCTTAATAAGCTGCTGGGTGGGCAACAGGGCTTTacgctgacattgttttctttctccaaGGAGCACATATTCTCCTAAATTGGAAAAaattaggagcacactaatgcatcccactTAGTAGGTGTGCTCCTAATTAACGtttccatttaaaacacattcattttcaggagCAGATGCGAGAAGGGAGAGCAGGTCTCTTTACCTCCACCAGGAAGTCGAAGACGTGGGCGTGCAGGGCCTTGGCGAGCGCGTCGCGGGTGTAGCACGCCTGCTCCACGTTCAGCGTCACGTCGATGGACTCGGACTTGCCGCCCCATTTGCTGTCCATCGTTCGGCTGGTCAGCTTCCCCTTCAGGCCGGTCTGATCTATCCCGAGCAGGAATGCTGGGAACGCCAGGACTGCCGGGCGCGGAGAACAGAGTCATCGCTCAGAATGGAAGTCAAACGCAGTGCACTAGCAATACGTGCAAATGGCACGGTTCTGCTTTTCAGTTAAGTTCAGGTCAgttcaaattcacatttatttgtataatacTTTGAGatactgtcacaaagatgctttacagaagAAACCTTGGgcaaaaaaccaggcctgaaccacCCGAAAAGCAAGCAGTTaagcttaaaaaagaaaagaacctCCCTTTTccatttattcttcatttcttAAAGTTTCCACATTATTATGGGATAATTTAAAGAGCAAAACCATCATgctgatgcaaaaaaaacaaaacaaatacctaCATCAGTGCAGACAACATCAAACATGTCATATAGTGGAAAATGGAAAACCTTAAGATGAACCACAGAACAGAAGGAAGAAATTGGTTTGCAAGAGACATGTCTGCACAGAACAGTGTGCTTCTGTACCCTGGCATTCAGTGTCATCATTcaaactgggggagggggggtagagatGGGCAGATGGGCAGAGgggaaaacaggaaatacaaaATTCCCCAGAATAATTTTAGGCTGTGATGCTATGTACTGTATTGTGCCCACACCCTGAAATCGCGCttcatttttcttctgtaaTTCAACGTGGCACGGAAGCGTTTGGCCGCGGTCCTGGACCTAACACAATAACAGCGTGGAAGGATGCCGCAGCCAGGAGGCTGAAATATGCTCTCCCTTCCGTCTGAGAGAAAGACACCCGGGAGGGCCTGGGAAAGGAGCCTGGAAGAGCGGGCTGGAAGCGGAAGAGAGGGCCGTCGACGTACACTCCTCGCTCTCCACCGCCGCGTAGTTCCCCGCCTCCTTGAAGCTGATGTTTCCCAGGTGCAGCACCCCGGCCACGATCTGCAGAACCAGGGCGCGGTCCTCTGGCGTGATGCCGATCACACTCatggcatgctgggtaagggggggggggggggtggagaccATGTTCAACGGCAGCTTCCACACACCTGCAGCGGTTCCCTGCTGCTAACTGCTACGAGTGCTCAAAATCACttttaatcacaaaaaatataaaccaaAGGGTAAGCTCTTTGCTAGCCATGCCCAGCACAGAAGAAGtcaaagacagagacagaagacAGAGATGGTTGACCATATTTATAGAAAAGTGCTTTACTTCTTTACTGTTATGacattccttctttttttgtttgaggaaGTTCGTTTCAGGTCATTGTCATTCCATCACTATTGTGCTCTTCAAGGCGGctacacaaaatgaaacattcaacAGGAAGGCTCACCATCGTCTCCTGAAAGTCGCTCTTGTCATTAATATCATCTACTTTGTAGGACTCCGACTGATTGAGGTAGCTGTAGTAATCTAAATCAGTGATTCCGAGACTACTCTTCTGGTCTTCCCTGGCTCCTTCTATCAACTGCGAACACACAAGGAAGTTACACAAGGATGGTTAGCACCGTGTGCCACATAATTTTAGACTGAAAGTCCTACAAATGGCTCTTAAATTGCTTATTTGCAGAAATAGGCTGGAGCAAGATGtctcaacatttaaaaaaatccctccGGTCACCAGAAAAAGCAATTGGTGCATGGCTGAATCACTGTTATTTCAGAGGCCTTGTGCTATACTCTGTATCCGGTCTTTAAATGCCAACAAAATTGTATTACGGGAAATTAAACCTCCTTTACCATGGCCACAGACCTCAGGCGGTGCACTTTGAgggacaataaaaacaaacagctttaaGAAACGAAATGTAATTTGTAGTTGTTAATgttctcaaaaagaaaaaagaaaaaagaaaaaaaaagtcaagggCACATCAGGCACAATATCGTACACTTTTCCCACACACATGGACCAGAAGACCAagcaaacatccacacacaacacagacgGGTGTCTGAGGTCCCCACCTGATAGAATATGTGGAAGCTCCTCTCTCCTGGATTTCTCATGACGACCCGAGATTTTTCCAGCAGGAAGTTGGAGATTTTCCCCCCGTCTGGCTCTCCACCAGAGCTGAACTGGATCTCAAAGTATTTCCCCTGCAGAACGACAGCGGAGCTTTGGAATCGAACAGGGGAGTGCTAAACCGAAAAGCTGACCTctcagggaggaaaaaaagaaatgcaacacATTGCTGCCTCATAAACCTGTACCCCGTTCATAAGCCTGCTGTGAGCTTCATAGGAGTGTGGACATCCATTCTACTACGTTAGTCTCATTCCAATGGATTCACACTTTGACAATATCTACCCAATTAGCATGCTTTCTTTTCTGAACCTTTCCATAATAACAGACCTGCATGCTTTGCACATGGTGGACAATGGAACCATGTTCTGCGTAAGAACAGTGAGGACGGCCTTGCTGTGCGTGGGAACGCTGCAGTAAAGCAGTAAACGGCTGCAGTGTTCCTGCTCACGCCGTGGCGGCCTTGGTTTGGAGCGGCCCGGTGGAGTAATAAACAGTGGCGCTCTGCCTCGCTCTGTGGACAGCCTGTGCTCATTCTGGCCTCTACGGAGCCCGCACGTCCCGCCGCTCCAGTATAACTGAGCACGCTCGGGGCCAACGGCCCCGGCCAAAAAATGGAGCGCAGAGAGAGAAATTACTGCACACGTCTTATgtagaaaaaaacgaaacaaagcaagacaaaaaaagaacatgctgttatttgcatttgagtttctctctctcacactcggAACTGAATGTGCTTTGGCCTGCTTTGGTTCCGGATTGGCATTGGCACGACTAGCTCAGAGAACGGGACAATATCAATCCCTCCCCagccttccctctccctcttttccacaATCGGAGGAAAGTGCTTACGAATCTGCTGGAGTTGTTATTCCTCAGGGTCTTGGCATTCCCGAAGGCCTCCAGCAGAGGATTGGACTGAAGGATGATGTCTTTGACATGCTGGGAGGGCAGAGGTGACAGGTGAGTACAGGAAATTGAACTGTGTTGCACTGCACACCCACATCTATAGTGAGCGGGACCTTCAGAGAACACACATACTGACTGGAGGGCATCAACTGCCAATGTAGCCTATCAAAGGACAGTTGAAATCAGAACCCTGGTGATAAGACAGATAAGTCTGTTTGCCTTTccatgaaaactgaaaaaaaaaatagtggagCTGTGGCATTTCTGAGGCATTCTTAAGCTGCTAAAAATACAGTAGGCATTTTGCCTGCAATTTCACTGATTCTTTTCCTCACCAAAGAGGCACAGTAGAAATTGAATGGCTGTCTTTTGCAGTCTGTGTTGTGAGACTTGAACGGGGAGCCTGTGGACCCCAGTCCCAAATGCCAGCAGAAGCTGTTTATGAGGAAGTGTGCTGTTTATGCCCATGACcatgtgttcattttcacaaggaGCGAGTCTGAGATGTTTTAGTACCTGGACCTTGGCCCCCCCGCCGGACACTCTGgagatgtaactcatgatgtaTTTTGCTGCCACAGTCTTTCCAGCCCCACTTTCACCACTGAGGGGACAAAAGAACACCACCCCAAAATGAACACCATCAGGGCTATGGGGAGCATAGATCATATGATTCTTCTATAGCCTTAATAATGGACAACATTTGAGAGATCTCATAGGTTTTTGGATAAAAATGAGGACATGATCGTGCTGTGCACGTTCAAAACCAAGCAGACATTCTCTGGATTGAGACAGTGATGCCACAGCTGGATGAACAAGGACAACCAACATTCTGCTCGACAGCAACACTGTCCAGAAATCAGAATGATTTCAAAACTTCCTGATTTAccacattctttatttttagcTATCCTGCCGGTGGGCATCAGTCTTCtgatgcattttccatttttgtcttACCCAATAAATGTTTCCACTCTGCTACAAAAATACATCTTAGCAGAAGCCTTGCAAGCATGTCATGATAATGACATTAAGACCAATCTATCTCCTCCTTCTGCTCTTTTAAATTTGGCATGATTAAATGAATTCACATATGGTATGTGCATTGGCTGCAGATGGCAGCgaatgtcacatttttatttaatttttaaagggTAGCCATGTTGGTGATGGCTCTTTGAAACAGAACAGCTGCATACTTAAAAAGCCTGAGGACACCACTTCTTCTTGAAGAAATGCACAAGGGTTTGTGATGCCTAATGCATTAAACAGCAGATAAGAGCATCATGATAACTGTATAGGCA
Encoded here:
- the LOC118215624 gene encoding unconventional myosin-Ie-like, giving the protein MGSRGHYRYHWLSHNVKQSGVDDMVLLTKINEDAIVENLKKRYMDDYIFTYIGPVLISVNPFKQMPYFGDKEVELYQGAAQYENPPHIYALADNMYRNMMIDRENQCVIISGESGAGKTVAAKYIMSYISRVSGGGAKVQHVKDIILQSNPLLEAFGNAKTLRNNNSSRFGKYFEIQFSSGGEPDGGKISNFLLEKSRVVMRNPGERSFHIFYQLIEGAREDQKSSLGITDLDYYSYLNQSESYKVDDINDKSDFQETMHAMSVIGITPEDRALVLQIVAGVLHLGNISFKEAGNYAAVESEEFLAFPAFLLGIDQTGLKGKLTSRTMDSKWGGKSESIDVTLNVEQACYTRDALAKALHAHVFDFLVESINKAMVKDHQDWNIGVLDIYGFEIFQKNGFEQFCINFVNEKLQQIFIELTLKAEQEEYVQEGIRWTPIEYFNNKIVCDLIETKNPPGIMCILDDVCATMHAVGEGADQTMLQKLRVQINSHEHFNSWNQGFIIHHYAGKVSYDSEGFCERNRDVLFTDLIELMQSSEIPFIRALFPENLNADKKGRPTTAGSKIKKQANDLVGTLMKCTPHYIRCIKPNETKKPKDWEEGRVKHQVEYLGLKENIRVRRAGYAYRRMFKKFLNRYAILTKETWPAWRGDEKQGVLHLLRAVNMDQDQFQLGRTKVFIKAPESLFLLEEMRERKFDGYARSIQRAWRKYAARKKYVQMREEASDLVLNRKERRRHSLNRNFVGDYLGMDDRPELRKFLAKREKIDFADKVTKYDRRFKGIKRDLILTPKCVYLIGREKVKQGPERGQVTEVLKRKIEVEKILGLSLSTMQDDFLVLHEQEYDSLLECVFKTEFISLLARRFEEKTQRKLPLKFSTTLEVKLKKESWGPWSAAGTRQVTFLQGQGDQAILQPSNKTLQVSIGPGLPKNTRPSKKNFALSHSSTSRPHQNYPTRAAPGPPVGHQNGGMRYTDNAANYRNASSHQQTNHRPASGGMNRPFQLPTVNIGQFKGRNSKAQPNLDCLRVPEQGAAGVRRQTVSRPAPGGGRPKPAPKPKPQMPQCKALYAYDAQDTDELSFNADDVIDIVKEDASGWWTGRLRGKQGLFPNNYVTKI